The Arachis duranensis cultivar V14167 unplaced genomic scaffold, aradu.V14167.gnm2.J7QH unplaced_Scaffold_232527, whole genome shotgun sequence genome contains a region encoding:
- the LOC127744265 gene encoding uncharacterized protein LOC127744265 isoform X3 produces MAGERSTAKKTIIGSLMRKKLSDITNSSHHLQEQQKPLEDTTSSNSADKDCIQQLLKERMTLLKLLAEKNKIIEWTKAEMQMLRGNVQKLQLQNWNLAQSNTHMLAIKALQHELVWRVALFKGNKTNTEIVVEKVEMKNGNLADDGDDEAGKPSPEASYHKKRNMNNRRRSIRRRCKCLHATPSPKNPPKTRQKDKGEPLEELFEIEDGSFVVNVTPSRPKQKAKHVTTQTISASKSSSFRIPFLKS; encoded by the exons ATGGCAGGGGAAAGATCAACGGCCAAGAAAACTATCATTGGAAGCTTAATGCGGAAGAAGCTTTCTGACATCACCAACTCCTCACACCACCTTCAAGAACAACAAAAACCACTAGAGGATACTACTTCTTCTAATTCTGCTGATAAGGATTGCATTCAACAACTTCTAAAG gaAAGAATGACTCTGCTGAAGCTGCTAGCTGAGAAAAA TAAAATAATTGAATGGACTAAAGCTGAGATGCAGATGTTGAGAGGCAATGTTCAAAAACTGCAACTACAGAATTGGAATCTTGCTCAATCAAACACACACATGCTAGCG ATAAAAGCATTGCAACATGAACTTGTATGGAGGGTTGCTTTATTTAAAGGGAACAAGACCAACACTGAGATTGTAGTG GAAAAGGTGGAGATGAAGAATGGAAACTTGGCAGATGATGGAGATGATGAAGCAGGGAAACCGTCTCCAGAAGCTAGCTATCACAAAAAAAGGAACATGAATAATAGAAGAAGATCCATTAGGCGTAGATGTAAATGCTTGCACG CTACTCCTTCCCCAAAGAATCCACCAAAAACTAGACAAAAGGACAAAGGGGAGCCTCTAGAAGAATTGTTTGAGATAGAGGATGGTAGTTTTGTTGTGAATGTCACTCCATCAAGGCCTAAACAAAAAGCAAAACATGTCACAACACAAACAATCTCTGCTTCAAAATCATCTTCCTTCCGAATACCATTTCTAAAATCATAA
- the LOC127744265 gene encoding SHUGOSHIN 2-like isoform X2: protein MAGERSTAKKTIIGSLMRKKLSDITNSSHHLQEQQKPLEDTTSSNSADKDCIQQLLKERMTLLKLLAEKNKIIEWTKAEMQMLRGNVQKLQLQNWNLAQSNTHMLAELNLGRERIKALQHELVWRVALFKGNKTNTEIVVEKVEMKNGNLADDGDDEAGKPSPEASYHKKRNMNNRRRSIRRRSTPSPKNPPKTRQKDKGEPLEELFEIEDGSFVVNVTPSRPKQKAKHVTTQTISASKSSSFRIPFLKS from the exons ATGGCAGGGGAAAGATCAACGGCCAAGAAAACTATCATTGGAAGCTTAATGCGGAAGAAGCTTTCTGACATCACCAACTCCTCACACCACCTTCAAGAACAACAAAAACCACTAGAGGATACTACTTCTTCTAATTCTGCTGATAAGGATTGCATTCAACAACTTCTAAAG gaAAGAATGACTCTGCTGAAGCTGCTAGCTGAGAAAAA TAAAATAATTGAATGGACTAAAGCTGAGATGCAGATGTTGAGAGGCAATGTTCAAAAACTGCAACTACAGAATTGGAATCTTGCTCAATCAAACACACACATGCTAGCG GAGCTTAATTTAGGAAGGGAAAGG ATAAAAGCATTGCAACATGAACTTGTATGGAGGGTTGCTTTATTTAAAGGGAACAAGACCAACACTGAGATTGTAGTG GAAAAGGTGGAGATGAAGAATGGAAACTTGGCAGATGATGGAGATGATGAAGCAGGGAAACCGTCTCCAGAAGCTAGCTATCACAAAAAAAGGAACATGAATAATAGAAGAAGATCCATTAGGCGTAGAT CTACTCCTTCCCCAAAGAATCCACCAAAAACTAGACAAAAGGACAAAGGGGAGCCTCTAGAAGAATTGTTTGAGATAGAGGATGGTAGTTTTGTTGTGAATGTCACTCCATCAAGGCCTAAACAAAAAGCAAAACATGTCACAACACAAACAATCTCTGCTTCAAAATCATCTTCCTTCCGAATACCATTTCTAAAATCATAA
- the LOC127744265 gene encoding uncharacterized protein LOC127744265 isoform X1 has translation MAGERSTAKKTIIGSLMRKKLSDITNSSHHLQEQQKPLEDTTSSNSADKDCIQQLLKERMTLLKLLAEKNKIIEWTKAEMQMLRGNVQKLQLQNWNLAQSNTHMLAELNLGRERIKALQHELVWRVALFKGNKTNTEIVVEKVEMKNGNLADDGDDEAGKPSPEASYHKKRNMNNRRRSIRRRCKCLHATPSPKNPPKTRQKDKGEPLEELFEIEDGSFVVNVTPSRPKQKAKHVTTQTISASKSSSFRIPFLKS, from the exons ATGGCAGGGGAAAGATCAACGGCCAAGAAAACTATCATTGGAAGCTTAATGCGGAAGAAGCTTTCTGACATCACCAACTCCTCACACCACCTTCAAGAACAACAAAAACCACTAGAGGATACTACTTCTTCTAATTCTGCTGATAAGGATTGCATTCAACAACTTCTAAAG gaAAGAATGACTCTGCTGAAGCTGCTAGCTGAGAAAAA TAAAATAATTGAATGGACTAAAGCTGAGATGCAGATGTTGAGAGGCAATGTTCAAAAACTGCAACTACAGAATTGGAATCTTGCTCAATCAAACACACACATGCTAGCG GAGCTTAATTTAGGAAGGGAAAGG ATAAAAGCATTGCAACATGAACTTGTATGGAGGGTTGCTTTATTTAAAGGGAACAAGACCAACACTGAGATTGTAGTG GAAAAGGTGGAGATGAAGAATGGAAACTTGGCAGATGATGGAGATGATGAAGCAGGGAAACCGTCTCCAGAAGCTAGCTATCACAAAAAAAGGAACATGAATAATAGAAGAAGATCCATTAGGCGTAGATGTAAATGCTTGCACG CTACTCCTTCCCCAAAGAATCCACCAAAAACTAGACAAAAGGACAAAGGGGAGCCTCTAGAAGAATTGTTTGAGATAGAGGATGGTAGTTTTGTTGTGAATGTCACTCCATCAAGGCCTAAACAAAAAGCAAAACATGTCACAACACAAACAATCTCTGCTTCAAAATCATCTTCCTTCCGAATACCATTTCTAAAATCATAA
- the LOC127744200 gene encoding protein FAR1-RELATED SEQUENCE 5-like, whose amino-acid sequence MAFSTPEGGSISTLINPTQGDEQFSVGELVIQEQEGSKVDEITDVVVTRKDELDDGHELPDHNGVGEEEIPVIRMSFGSLPLTQKFYANYAKKVGRNLRCSDDNEDFQRMMNYFVRMKEINPNFFYAIDVDDANKFRSTLWVDARCRVSYEYYEDVVSFDTTYRRNRHGLPFASFVGVNHHGKSTLLGCALLRSEEIPSFEWVFTQWVRCVETAPRGIITYQCKAMAGAIMKVLPDTIYRWYGELNAMMNHIVWNSPLTESFEADWAGFIKQFNLGHNIWLASMSSTQRSESMHTFYGGYLHCKSGLVQFVHEYDNGDTISIKVDEQKVFWGKPIYHTFRVEFDPLSRKGQCECNKFEFASILCCHTLAVWSYYRVDTVPSCYVLLRWSKNVIRKHTYIKNYHDVAQSDESNNLFRHLCSEFYNVAQEFLACDKEAAILQAAFWDAKFKLTDYRASMRSTTVATSQNTMDEVDL is encoded by the exons ATGGCGTTTTCAACCCCGGAAGGCGGATCGATTAGTACATTGATCAATCCAACACAAGGCGATGAACAATTCAGTGTGGGTGAATTAGTTATTCAAGAGCAAGAAGGGTCGAAG GTCGACGAAATTACCGATGTCGTTGTGACTAGAAAGGATGAGTTGGACGACGGACACGAG TTGCCAGATCATAATGGTGTAGGTGAAGAGGAAATTCCAGTCATAAGAATGAGTTTTGGTTCGTTGCCTCTCACACAGAAATTTTATGCAAACTATGCAAAGAAAGTTGG ACGCAATCTCCGATGCTCCGATGACAATGAGGACTTCCAGAGGATGATGAATTATTTCGTTCGAATGAAGGAGATCAATCCCAACTTCTTTTATGCCATAGATGTTGACGATGCTAATAAATTTAGGAGCACACTATGGGTAGATGCAAGGTGCAGGGTTTCGTATGAATATTACGAAGATGTGGTGTCGTTTGACACCACTTACAGAAGAAACAG GCATGGTCTGCCATTTGCATCCTTTGTAGGTGTAAACCACCATGGGAAGTCTACTCTTCTTGGTTGTGCTTTACTTAGGAGTGAAGAGATCCCTAGTTTTGAGTGGGTGTTCACGCAGTGGGTGAGATGCGTTGAGACTGCACCAAGGGGGATTATCACTTACCAGTGCAAGGCGATGGCTGGTGCTATTATGAAGGTCCTACCTGACACTATCTACCGATG GTACGGAGAATTGAATGCAATGATGAATCACATTGTGTGGAATTCTCCTTTGACTGAATCATTCGAGGCTGATTGGGCTGGTTTCATCAAACAATTTAACTTAGGCCACAACATATGGTTAGCAA GCATGAGTAGTACACAGCGTAGTGAAAGTATGCACACATTTTATGGTGGATACCTGCATTGCAAGAGTGGGTTGGTTCAGTTCGTCCATGAATACGACAAT GGAGATACAATTTCTATTAAAGTGGACGAGCAGAAGGTATTCTGGGGAAAGCCTATCTACCATACTTTCAGGGTCGAGTTTGACCCTTTGAGTCGAAAGGGTCAGTGCGAGTGCAACAAATTTGAATTTGCTAGTATATTGTGTTGCCACACCCTTGCGGTCTGGTCATACTACAGAGTTGACACAGTACCGAGCTGCTATGTTCTTCTTCGATGGAGTAAGAATGTCATCCGCAAGCACACTTACATCAAGAATTACCATGACGTGGCTCAGAGTGATGAAAGCAACAACTTGTTCAGGCATCTGTGTTCAGAGTTCTATAACGTTGCGCAGGAGTTTCTTGCTTGTGATAAGGAAGCAGCCATCTTGCAAGCTGCCTTTTGGGATGCAAAGTTCAAGCTGACTGATTACCGTGCCAGCATGCGTTCCACTACTGTTGCTACGTCTCAAAATACCATG GATGAGGTTGACCTTTAG